A single window of Periophthalmus magnuspinnatus isolate fPerMag1 chromosome 9, fPerMag1.2.pri, whole genome shotgun sequence DNA harbors:
- the LOC117375978 gene encoding ras-related protein Rab-14-like, translating into MTAAPYNYSYIFKYIIIGDMGVGKSCLLHQFTEKKFMADCPHTIGVEFGTRIMEVNGQKVKLQIWDTAGQERFRAVTRSYYRGAAGALMVYDITRRSTYNHLSSWLTDARNLTNPNTVIILIGNKGDLEAQRDVTYEEAKQFADENGLLFLEASAKTGENVEEAFLEAAKRIYQNIQDGSLDLNAAESGVQHKPANQTRLNGEATPPKENCSC; encoded by the exons ATGACAGCCGCTCCCTACAACTACTCGTATATCTTCAAATACATCATCATTG GGGACATGGGAGTGGGCAAGTCCTGTCTGCTGCACCAGTTCACAGAGAAGAAAT TCATGGCGGACTGCCCTCACACCATTGGGGTGGAGTTCGGCACCAGAATCATGGAGGTGAACGGGCAGAAGGTGAAGCTGCAGATCTGGGACACGGCTGGACAGGAGCGATTCAGAGCTGTGACCCGATCGTACTACAGAGGAGCCGCTGGAGCCCTCATGGTGTACGACATCACCAG GAGAAGTACATACAACCACCTGAGCAGCTGGTTAACAGACGCACGCAACCTCACCAACCCAAACACA GTGATAATTCTGATCGGGAACAAAGGCGACCTGGAGGCTCAGAGGGATGTGACGTACGAAGAGGCAAAACAGTTCGCCGATGAGAATG GTTTGCTGTTCCTCGAAGCCAGCGCTAAAAC GGGGGAGAACGTTGAGGAGGCGTTCCTGGAGGCTGCTAAGAGGATCTATCAGAACATTCAGGACGGGAGTTTGGACCTGAACGCGGCTGAGTCTGGAGTCCAGCACAAACCGGCCAATCAGACAAGACTCAACGGAGAGGCCACGCCCCCCAAGGAGAACTGCTCCTGCTaa
- the ddr2l gene encoding discoidin domain-containing receptor 2 isoform X2 encodes MLLCLLLLFTAAASGQIDPSLCRYALGLEDGRIRDEALSASSQWHFTTGPQYARLNREEGDGAWCPQVASDSQYLQVDLGRLTFLTMVGTQGRYAHSSGNEFARAYRLNYSRDGVLWKSWKNRQGNTVLEGNTNAYASVLNDLHPPVITRFVRVLPVPRQATTVCMRLELYGCNWTDGLVSYSAPEGQIMTPPGFPVVSLNDSTYDGSRQRGRLVGGLGQLTDGVTGQDDFLSTRQYQVWPGYDYVGWKNQSLAQVDIEFTFEKTRNFTHMKVHSNNMFSRGVKIFSSVSCAFKPRLQGPYGAERVAFRTVLDDRNPSARYVTVPLGRAARVVHCSFTFADMWMMFSEISFHSEDAVVTETPPSEEEKTTSAPVLDLTATVSPQSVANASSSPAPEDRSSPVLIGCLVSIILLLLVVIFLILWCQCVCKVLEKAPRRILEEEVTVRLSSCSDTIVLQTPPVPPRNVHTQGVNSDPHYERVFLLDPQYQNPAHLRNKLPELSQSAEASACGGGYAEPDVTQCTPHQSFQASAPHYAETDIVRLQGVTGSNMYAVPALTVDSLTRKDISAAEIPRHRLLFREKLGEGQFGEVHLCEAEGLLEVLGSSRSDSRSVLVAVKQLRPDATNQARNDFLKEIKIMSRLNDPNIIRLLCVCVTSDPLCMVTEYMENGDLNMFLSQREIESTLTHANNIPSVSLSELLHMSVQIASGMKYLASLNFVHRDLATRNCLLDRRLTIKISDFGMSRNLYSSDYYRIQGRAVLPIRWMAWESILLGKFTTASDVWAFGVTLWEMFTLCKEQPYSLLSDEQVIENTGEHFRNQGRQIFLYAPPLCPPSLFELMMRCWSRNIQDRPTFEGLYQALRPHAQ; translated from the exons ATGCTcctgtgtctgctgctgctcttCACTGCTGCAGCCTCTGGACAGATCGACccaa GTCTGTGCAGGTACGCTCTGGGTTTGGAGGATGGACGAATCAGAGACGAGGCCCTGAGCGCCTCCAGCCAATGGCATTTCACCACTGGGCCTCAATACGCCAG GCTCAACCGCGAGGAAGGCGATGGAGCCTGGTGTCCTCAAGTCGCCTCTGACTCCCAGTACCTACAG gtGGACCTGGGCCGACTGACATTCCTCACTATGGTGGGCACTCAGGGACGATACGCTCACAGCTCGGGGAATGAGTTCGCCCGAGCATACCGCCTTAACTACAGCCGCGACGGGGTTTTGTGGAAGTCCTGGAAGAACCGCCAGGGAAACACG gtcCTGGAGGGAAATACAAACGCGTATGCCTCCGTGTTAAATGACCTCCACCCTCCTGTGATCACGCGCTTCGTCAGAGTGCTGCCTGTGCCCAGACAAGCCACCACCGTCTGCATGAGGCTGGAGCTGTACGGCTGCAACTGGACAG aCGGTCTGGTGTCGTACTCAGCTCCAGAGGGACAGATCATGACTCCTCCTGGTTTCCCTGTGGTCAGCCTCAACGACTCCACCTACGACGGCTCACGACAGAGAGG GCGGTTGGTGGGAGGCTTGGGGCAGCTGACTGATGGAGTGACCGGTCAGGACGACTTCCTGTCCACACGGCAGTACCAGGTTTGGCCCGGATACGATTACGTCGGCTGGAAAAACCAATCCCTTGCCCAAGTGGACATTGAGTTCACCTTCGAGAAGACCAGAAACTTCACCCACATGAAG GTCCACAGTAATAACATGTTTTCTCGTGGTGTGAAGATCTTCTCGTCAGTGTCATGTGCGTTTAAGCCCCGTCTCCAGGGTCCTTATGGGGCTGAGCGTGTGGCATTCAGGACGGTTCTGGATGACCGAAACCCGAGTGCCCGCTATGTGACGGTGCCTTTAGGGCGCGCAGCCAGGGTCGTACACTGCAGCTTCACCTTCGCAGACATGTGGATGATGTTCAGCGAGATCTCCTTCCACTCAG AGGACGCCGTTGTCACAGAGACACCTCCGAGCGAAGAAGAGAAGACCACCTCAGCCCCGGTGCTCGATCTGACTGCCACTGTGTCTCCCCAGTCAG TGGCGAATGCATCGTCTAGCCCCGCCCCTGAAGACAGGAGCTCACCCGTTCTTATTGGCTGCCTCGTGTCCATCATCCTGCTCCTGTTGGTGGTGATCTTCTTGATTCTGTGGTGTCAGTGTGTCTGCAAAGTCCTGGAGAAG gCGCCACGCAGGAtcctggaggaggaggtgacggTGCGACTGTCCTCCTGCAGCGACACCATCGTCCTGCAGACCCCCCCTGTGCCCCCCCGCAACGTCCACACACAAG gGGTGAACTCTGACCCTCATTACGAGCGCGTCTTCCTATTGGACCCTCAGTACCAGAACCCGGCTCATTTGAGAAACAAACTCCCCGAGCTGTCCCAGAGCGCAGAGGCCTCAG CATGCGGAGGAGGGTATGCGGAGCCGGACGTGACCCAGTGCACTCCTCACCAGAGCTTCCAGGCCTCAGCTCCTCACTACGCGGAGACGGACATCGTGAGGCTGCAGGGGGTCACAGGGTCAAACATGTACGCTGTCCCCGCCCTCACCGTCGACTCCCTCACGCGCAAAGACATCAGCGCCGCAGAGATCCCCCGACACAGACTGCTCTTCAGGGAGAAGCTCGGGGAGGGGCAGTTTGGAGAG GTGCACCTGTGCGAGGCGGAGGGTTTGCTCGAGGTCCTGGGCTCCTCGCGCTCAGACTCTCGCTCTGTCCTCGTCGCAGTGAAACAACTAAGACCAGACGCCACCAACCAGGCTAG AAATGACTTCCTGAAGGAGATAAAGATCATGTCTCGGCTGAATGACCCAAACATAATCcgtctgctgtgtgtgtgcgtgacctctgaccccttgTGCATGGTCACTGAGTACATGGAGAACGGTGACCTCAACATGTTTCTGTCCCAACGTGAGATTGAGAGCACGCTGACGCATGCCAACAACATCCCCTCTGTCAG TCTGTCGGAGCTTCTACACATGTCGGTCCAGATTGCCTCGGGGATGAAATACCTCGCATCTCTGAACTTTGTGCATCGAGACCTGGCCACGAGGAACTGCCTCCTGGACCGAAGACTCACCATCAAAATCTCCGACTTCGGAATGAGCCGGAACCTGTACAGCAGCGACTACTACAGGATCCAGGGAAGAGCCGTGCTGCCGATACGATGGATGGCCTGGGAGAGCATCCTGCTg GGTAAGTTCACCACGGCCAGTGACGTGTGGGCGTTCGGAGTCACTCTGTGGGAGATGTTCACTCTGTGTAAGGAGCAGCCGTATTCTCTGCTGTCCGACGAGCAGGTCATCGAGAACACTGGAGAGCACTTCAGGAACCAGGGACGACAG ATTTTCCTGTATGCTCCTCcgctctgtcctccctctctgtttgaACTCATGATGCGCTGCTGGAGCCGAAACATCCAGGACCGGCCCACCTTTGAGGGTCTGTACCAGGCGCTTAGACCCCACGCCCAGTGA
- the ddr2l gene encoding discoidin domain-containing receptor 2 isoform X1, whose amino-acid sequence MLLCLLLLFTAAASGQIDPSLCRYALGLEDGRIRDEALSASSQWHFTTGPQYARLNREEGDGAWCPQVASDSQYLQVDLGRLTFLTMVGTQGRYAHSSGNEFARAYRLNYSRDGVLWKSWKNRQGNTVLEGNTNAYASVLNDLHPPVITRFVRVLPVPRQATTVCMRLELYGCNWTDGLVSYSAPEGQIMTPPGFPVVSLNDSTYDGSRQRGRLVGGLGQLTDGVTGQDDFLSTRQYQVWPGYDYVGWKNQSLAQVDIEFTFEKTRNFTHMKVHSNNMFSRGVKIFSSVSCAFKPRLQGPYGAERVAFRTVLDDRNPSARYVTVPLGRAARVVHCSFTFADMWMMFSEISFHSEDAVVTETPPSEEEKTTSAPVLDLTATVSPQSVANASSSPAPEDRSSPVLIGCLVSIILLLLVVIFLILWCQCVCKVLEKAPRRILEEEVTVRLSSCSDTIVLQTPPVPPRNVHTQGVNSDPHYERVFLLDPQYQNPAHLRNKLPELSQSAEASALLLGNPLYDLLLLTSCHMTSDPFISCQLTAGWLRACGGGYAEPDVTQCTPHQSFQASAPHYAETDIVRLQGVTGSNMYAVPALTVDSLTRKDISAAEIPRHRLLFREKLGEGQFGEVHLCEAEGLLEVLGSSRSDSRSVLVAVKQLRPDATNQARNDFLKEIKIMSRLNDPNIIRLLCVCVTSDPLCMVTEYMENGDLNMFLSQREIESTLTHANNIPSVSLSELLHMSVQIASGMKYLASLNFVHRDLATRNCLLDRRLTIKISDFGMSRNLYSSDYYRIQGRAVLPIRWMAWESILLGKFTTASDVWAFGVTLWEMFTLCKEQPYSLLSDEQVIENTGEHFRNQGRQIFLYAPPLCPPSLFELMMRCWSRNIQDRPTFEGLYQALRPHAQ is encoded by the exons ATGCTcctgtgtctgctgctgctcttCACTGCTGCAGCCTCTGGACAGATCGACccaa GTCTGTGCAGGTACGCTCTGGGTTTGGAGGATGGACGAATCAGAGACGAGGCCCTGAGCGCCTCCAGCCAATGGCATTTCACCACTGGGCCTCAATACGCCAG GCTCAACCGCGAGGAAGGCGATGGAGCCTGGTGTCCTCAAGTCGCCTCTGACTCCCAGTACCTACAG gtGGACCTGGGCCGACTGACATTCCTCACTATGGTGGGCACTCAGGGACGATACGCTCACAGCTCGGGGAATGAGTTCGCCCGAGCATACCGCCTTAACTACAGCCGCGACGGGGTTTTGTGGAAGTCCTGGAAGAACCGCCAGGGAAACACG gtcCTGGAGGGAAATACAAACGCGTATGCCTCCGTGTTAAATGACCTCCACCCTCCTGTGATCACGCGCTTCGTCAGAGTGCTGCCTGTGCCCAGACAAGCCACCACCGTCTGCATGAGGCTGGAGCTGTACGGCTGCAACTGGACAG aCGGTCTGGTGTCGTACTCAGCTCCAGAGGGACAGATCATGACTCCTCCTGGTTTCCCTGTGGTCAGCCTCAACGACTCCACCTACGACGGCTCACGACAGAGAGG GCGGTTGGTGGGAGGCTTGGGGCAGCTGACTGATGGAGTGACCGGTCAGGACGACTTCCTGTCCACACGGCAGTACCAGGTTTGGCCCGGATACGATTACGTCGGCTGGAAAAACCAATCCCTTGCCCAAGTGGACATTGAGTTCACCTTCGAGAAGACCAGAAACTTCACCCACATGAAG GTCCACAGTAATAACATGTTTTCTCGTGGTGTGAAGATCTTCTCGTCAGTGTCATGTGCGTTTAAGCCCCGTCTCCAGGGTCCTTATGGGGCTGAGCGTGTGGCATTCAGGACGGTTCTGGATGACCGAAACCCGAGTGCCCGCTATGTGACGGTGCCTTTAGGGCGCGCAGCCAGGGTCGTACACTGCAGCTTCACCTTCGCAGACATGTGGATGATGTTCAGCGAGATCTCCTTCCACTCAG AGGACGCCGTTGTCACAGAGACACCTCCGAGCGAAGAAGAGAAGACCACCTCAGCCCCGGTGCTCGATCTGACTGCCACTGTGTCTCCCCAGTCAG TGGCGAATGCATCGTCTAGCCCCGCCCCTGAAGACAGGAGCTCACCCGTTCTTATTGGCTGCCTCGTGTCCATCATCCTGCTCCTGTTGGTGGTGATCTTCTTGATTCTGTGGTGTCAGTGTGTCTGCAAAGTCCTGGAGAAG gCGCCACGCAGGAtcctggaggaggaggtgacggTGCGACTGTCCTCCTGCAGCGACACCATCGTCCTGCAGACCCCCCCTGTGCCCCCCCGCAACGTCCACACACAAG gGGTGAACTCTGACCCTCATTACGAGCGCGTCTTCCTATTGGACCCTCAGTACCAGAACCCGGCTCATTTGAGAAACAAACTCCCCGAGCTGTCCCAGAGCGCAGAGGCCTCAG CCCTCCTTCTGGGTAACCCTCTGTACGACCTGCTGCTCCTCACttcctgtcacatgacctctgATCCCTTCATTTCCTGTCAGCTGACCGCGGGCTGGCTGCGTG CATGCGGAGGAGGGTATGCGGAGCCGGACGTGACCCAGTGCACTCCTCACCAGAGCTTCCAGGCCTCAGCTCCTCACTACGCGGAGACGGACATCGTGAGGCTGCAGGGGGTCACAGGGTCAAACATGTACGCTGTCCCCGCCCTCACCGTCGACTCCCTCACGCGCAAAGACATCAGCGCCGCAGAGATCCCCCGACACAGACTGCTCTTCAGGGAGAAGCTCGGGGAGGGGCAGTTTGGAGAG GTGCACCTGTGCGAGGCGGAGGGTTTGCTCGAGGTCCTGGGCTCCTCGCGCTCAGACTCTCGCTCTGTCCTCGTCGCAGTGAAACAACTAAGACCAGACGCCACCAACCAGGCTAG AAATGACTTCCTGAAGGAGATAAAGATCATGTCTCGGCTGAATGACCCAAACATAATCcgtctgctgtgtgtgtgcgtgacctctgaccccttgTGCATGGTCACTGAGTACATGGAGAACGGTGACCTCAACATGTTTCTGTCCCAACGTGAGATTGAGAGCACGCTGACGCATGCCAACAACATCCCCTCTGTCAG TCTGTCGGAGCTTCTACACATGTCGGTCCAGATTGCCTCGGGGATGAAATACCTCGCATCTCTGAACTTTGTGCATCGAGACCTGGCCACGAGGAACTGCCTCCTGGACCGAAGACTCACCATCAAAATCTCCGACTTCGGAATGAGCCGGAACCTGTACAGCAGCGACTACTACAGGATCCAGGGAAGAGCCGTGCTGCCGATACGATGGATGGCCTGGGAGAGCATCCTGCTg GGTAAGTTCACCACGGCCAGTGACGTGTGGGCGTTCGGAGTCACTCTGTGGGAGATGTTCACTCTGTGTAAGGAGCAGCCGTATTCTCTGCTGTCCGACGAGCAGGTCATCGAGAACACTGGAGAGCACTTCAGGAACCAGGGACGACAG ATTTTCCTGTATGCTCCTCcgctctgtcctccctctctgtttgaACTCATGATGCGCTGCTGGAGCCGAAACATCCAGGACCGGCCCACCTTTGAGGGTCTGTACCAGGCGCTTAGACCCCACGCCCAGTGA